A window from Carassius carassius chromosome 40, fCarCar2.1, whole genome shotgun sequence encodes these proteins:
- the LOC132122042 gene encoding SWI/SNF-related matrix-associated actin-dependent regulator of chromatin subfamily D member 2-like: MASRSVLSSFPVNPSTPINPMTSGHSSAMRMPAMPQNSLFRVMGSTPNQYHQSYPQRSSMSPSRGIPMGGMGSMGSPLPGPSYSGAMPMRPGMPQAAMDPARKRLLQPQQQHPGGLMGPRRGVKRRKMADKVLPQRIRDLVPESQAYMDLLAFERKLDQTIARKRMEIQEAIKKPITQKRKLRIYISNTYTPGKPEGEEAEKVASWELRVEGKLLEDPGKQKRKFSSFFKSLVIELDKELYGPDNHLVEWHRMPATQETDGFQVKRPGDVNVKCTLLLMLDHQPLQYKLDPRLARLLGVHTQTRASIMQALWLYIKNNKLQDCHEKEYINCNRYFRQIFGCHRMRFSDIPMKLASLLQHPEPIIINHIISMDPNDQKKTACFDIDVEVDDPLKAQMTSFLSSTINQQEITALEMKIHETIESINQLKTQRDFMLSFNNNPQDFIQDWLKSQSRDLKLMTDTVGNPEEERRTEFYHSPWVKEAIGRYVFSKVQQRRQELEQVLGIRLT; this comes from the exons ATGGCTTCTAGATCGGTTTTGTCAAGTTTCCCCGTTAACCCCAGTACCCCGATAAACCCCATGACCTCGGGTCACAGCAGCGCCATGAGAATGCCAGCAATGCCGCAGAATTCACTCTTCAGAGTGATGGGCAGTACCCCGAACCAGTACCACCAG TCGTACCCACAGCGCTCGAGTATGTCACCCAGCCGAGGAATACCAATGGGGGGCATGGGGTCTATGGGTTCCCCTCTGCCCGGTCCATCTTATAGTGGAGCCATGCCCATGCGACCCGGGATGCCTCAAGCTGCGATGGACCCTGCCCGGAAGAGACTCCTTCAGCCGCAACAGCAGCACCCCGGGGGTCTTATGGGTCCAAGGAGGGG GGTGAAGAGGCGTAAGATGGCTGACAAAGTCCTCCCACAAAGG ATCAGGGATCTGGTCCCAGAGTCTCAGGCTTATATGGACCTTCTGGCCTTTGAGAGAAAGCTGGACCAGACCATTGCACGCAAACGAATGGAGATACAGGAGGCCATCAAAAAACCCATCACG CAAAAACGCAAACTGAGGATATATATTTCTAACACCTACACGCCAGGCAAGCCAGAAGGGGAGGAGGCTGAAAAAGTTGCATCCTGGGAACTTCGAGTGGAAGGCAAACTCCTGGAGGAT CCTGGAAAACAGAAAAGAAAGTTTTCATCCTTCTTTAAAAGCCTGGTTATTGAACTGGACAAAGAACTTTATGGCCCAGACAACCACTTGGTAGAG TGGCACAGAATGCCTGCAACTCAGGAGACAGATGGATTTCAGGTGAAGAGACCAGGGGATGTGAATGTGAAATGTACTCTCCTTCTCATGCTGGACCACCAG CCTCTGCAGTATAAGCTGGATCCACGCCTGGCACGACTGTTGGGCGTGCACACTCAGACCAGAGCCAGTATCATGCAGGCCTTGTGGCTTTACATCAAAAACAACAAGCTGCAAGACTGCCATGAGAAAGAGTACATTAACTGCAACCGATACTTCAGACAG ATCTTTGGCTGCCACAGGATGAGATTTTCGGATATCCCCATGAAACTTGCCAGCCTACTTCAGCACCCTGAACCCATCATCATCAATCATATCATCAG tATGGATCCCAATGATCAGAAGAAGACTGCATGCTTTGATATCGATGTTGAGGTGGACGACCCTCTGAAGGCTCAGATGACCAGCTTCCTGTCTTCCACAATTAATCAGCAGGAGATCACTGCCCTGGAGATGAAG ATCCATGAGACTATTGAATCAATCAACCAGTTGAAAACCCAGAGAGACTTCATGCTCAGCTTCAACAACAACCCACAGGATTTCATCCAGGACTGGCTCAAGTCTCAGAGCAGAGACCTCAAA TTAATGACAGACACTGTGGGAAATCCAGAGGAGGAGAGAAGAACCGAGTTTTACCACTCACCCTGGGTCAAAGAAGCTATTGGACGCTATGTATTTTCAAAG GTCCAGCAGAGGAGACAGGAATTGGAACAGGTACTGGGAATCCGACTCACTTAA
- the LOC132122043 gene encoding ataxin-7-like protein 3 isoform X1, protein MKMEDVSLSSMDNSKMEGVAQEILSDLVEDACLGLCFEVHRAVKQGYFFLDDTDQESMKDFEIVDQPGVDIFGQVYNQWKNKECVCPNCSRSIAASRFAPHLEKCLGMGRNSSRIASRRIASGNNTNKSESDQEDNDDVNDNDWSYGAEKKAKKRKSDKVFLHCLKQPVHLNPNSPRRSKSMKHKNGRYLFFFLV, encoded by the exons ATGAAAATGGAGGACGTGTCTCTGTCCAGTATGGACAACAGTAAGATGGAG GGCGTTGCTCAGGAGATCTTGTCTGACCTGGTGGAGGATGCCTGTTTGGGGCTCTGTTTTGAAGTTCACAGGGCTGTCAAACAGGGATACTTTTTTCTGGATGATACAGACCAGGAGAGTATGAAAGACTTTG AAATCGTGGACCAGCCTGGAGTAGACATTTTTGGGCAAGTGTACAACCAATGGAAAaacaaagagtgtgtgtgtcccaACTGCAGCCGGAGCATCGCTGCCTCACGATTTGCTCCTCACCTGGAGAAATGCCTCGGCATGGGCCGCAACAGCAGTCGTATTGCCAGCCGCAG aaTTGCGAGTGGCAACAACACGAACAAATCAGAGAGCGATCAAGAAGACAACGATGATGTCAATGACAATGACTGGTCTTATGGGGCAGAAAAGAAAG CCAAGAAGAGAAAGTCAGATAAggtatttttacattgtttgaaacAACCTGTACACTTG AATCCAAATTCACCAAGAAGATCCAAATCCATGAAACATAAAAATGGTAggtatctgtttttctttcttgtgtGA
- the LOC132122043 gene encoding ataxin-7-like protein 3 isoform X2 has translation MKMEDVSLSSMDNSKMEGVAQEILSDLVEDACLGLCFEVHRAVKQGYFFLDDTDQESMKDFEIVDQPGVDIFGQVYNQWKNKECVCPNCSRSIAASRFAPHLEKCLGMGRNSSRIASRRIASGNNTNKSESDQEDNDDVNDNDWSYGAEKKAKKRKSDKNPNSPRRSKSMKHKNALLGPKRCVENQDSLCLLLREETFSQ, from the exons ATGAAAATGGAGGACGTGTCTCTGTCCAGTATGGACAACAGTAAGATGGAG GGCGTTGCTCAGGAGATCTTGTCTGACCTGGTGGAGGATGCCTGTTTGGGGCTCTGTTTTGAAGTTCACAGGGCTGTCAAACAGGGATACTTTTTTCTGGATGATACAGACCAGGAGAGTATGAAAGACTTTG AAATCGTGGACCAGCCTGGAGTAGACATTTTTGGGCAAGTGTACAACCAATGGAAAaacaaagagtgtgtgtgtcccaACTGCAGCCGGAGCATCGCTGCCTCACGATTTGCTCCTCACCTGGAGAAATGCCTCGGCATGGGCCGCAACAGCAGTCGTATTGCCAGCCGCAG aaTTGCGAGTGGCAACAACACGAACAAATCAGAGAGCGATCAAGAAGACAACGATGATGTCAATGACAATGACTGGTCTTATGGGGCAGAAAAGAAAG CCAAGAAGAGAAAGTCAGATAAg AATCCAAATTCACCAAGAAGATCCAAATCCATGAAACATAAAAATG CTTTGCTGGGTCCTAAGAGATGTGTGGAGAACCAGGACAGTTTGTGCTTGTTGCTAAGAGAGGAGACATTCTCTCAGTAA
- the LOC132122041 gene encoding 26S proteasome regulatory subunit 8: MFKMALDGIEQMDIEDSKGGSGLRQYYLSKIEELQLTVNDKSQNLRRLQAQRNELNAKVRLLREELQLLQEQGSYVGEVVRAMDKKKVLVKVHPEGKFVVDVDKNIDINDVTPNCRVALRNDSYTLHKILPNKVDPLVSLMMVEKVPDSTYEMIGGLDKQIKEIKEVIELPVKHPELFEALGIAQPKGVLLYGPPGTGKTLLARAVAHHTDCTFIRVSGSELVQKFIGEGARMVRELFVMAREHAPSIIFMDEIDSIGSSRLEGGSGGDSEVQRTMLELLNQLDGFEATKNIKVIMATNRIDILDSALLRPGRIDRKIEFPPPNEEARLDILKIHSRKMNLTRGINLRKIAELMPGASGAEVKGVCTEAGMYALRERRVHVTQEDFEMAVAKVMQKDSEKNMSIKKLWK; encoded by the exons ATGTTCAAGATGGCGCTGGACGGAATCGAGCAA atggaTATTGAGGACAGTAAAGGAGGATCTGGTCTCCGACAGTATTACCTGTCTAAAATTGAGGAGCTTCAG TTGACAGTGAATGATAAAAGCCAAAATCTCAGACGTCTACAGGCTCAAAGGAACGAGTTAAATGCCAAGG TGCGCCTCCTGCGTGAGGAGCTTCAGTTGCTGCAGGAGCAGGGCTCTTATGTAGGAGAGGTGGTAAGAGCCATGGACAAGAAGAAAGTGCTGGTCAAG GTGCATCCTGAAGGAAAGTTTGTGGTGGATGTGGATAAGAACATTGATATAAATGAT GTAACTCCAAATTGCCGTGTAGCACTTCGAAATGACAGTTACACACTTCACAAAATCCTCCCAAACAAAGTTGACCCGCTCGTCTCGCTGATGATGGTTGAAAAAGTGCCAGATTCGACGTATGAGATGATCGGAGGGCTGGACAAACAGATCAAAGAGATCAAGGAAGTGATTGAGCTTCCAGTCAAGCACCCAGAATTGTTTGAGGCTCTAGGAATTGCACAACCCAAG GGTGTGCTGCTGTATGGACCTCCTGGAACAGGAAAGACTCTGTTAGCCAGAGCCGTGGCCCATCACACCGACTGTACCTTCATCAGAGTGTCTGGATCAGAGCTGGTGCAGAAATTCATAGGAgaag GAGCTCGTATGGTGCGAGAGCTGTTCGTCATGGCCAGGGAACATGCGCCCTCCATCATCTTCATGGATGAGATCGACTCCATCGgctcatctcggctggagggagGATCAGGAGGAGACAGTGAGGTGCAGAGAACTATGCTGGAGCTCCTCAACCAGCTGGATGGGTTCGAGGCCACCAAGAACATCAAG GTTATCATGGCAACAAACCGTATTGACATTCTGGACTCAGCGCTTCTTCGACCAGGCCGCATTGACAGGAAGATTGAATTTCCCCCTCCTAATGAAGAG GCCCGTTTGGACATTCTGAAGATCCACTCCCGGAAGATGAACCTGACGCGTGGTATTAACCTGCGCAAGATTGCCGAGCTGATGCCAGGAGCATCTGGTGCTGAGGTCAAG GGTGTCTGCACAGAGGCAGGGATGTACGCCCTGAGAGAGAGGAGAGTCCATGTAACCCAAGAAGATTTCGAAATGGCAGTAGCAAAG GTTATGCAGAAAGACAGTGAGAAGAACATGTCCATCAAGAAACTCTGGAAGTAA